One window of uncultured Trichococcus sp. genomic DNA carries:
- a CDS encoding PTS lactose/cellobiose transporter subunit IIA gives MNQEKIIMDIIVNGGNARSKALMAVRNASEGDHDRAEQLMKEAREAMGLAHKVQTGLIQAETRGEKTEISLLLIHAQDHLMNAMTVVDLATLMIEDKKVMKGV, from the coding sequence AAAATTATTATGGACATTATCGTAAACGGCGGAAATGCCCGTTCAAAAGCGTTAATGGCAGTAAGAAATGCTAGTGAAGGCGATCATGATAGAGCGGAGCAACTAATGAAAGAAGCAAGAGAGGCAATGGGTTTAGCCCACAAGGTTCAAACTGGCTTAATTCAAGCAGAAACTAGAGGCGAAAAGACTGAAATCAGTCTCTTGCTGATTCATGCCCAAGACCATCTGATGAATGCAATGACTGTTGTGGATTTGGCTACTCTTATGATTGAAGATAAAAAGGTAATGAAGGGGGTCTGA
- a CDS encoding PTS sugar transporter subunit IIB: MTKSILLACSGGFSTSMLVERMKKVAKEKNLDVVIEATAESNIDILVDNVDVILLGPQMAHAEQDLKRMYSVPICTIDMFDYGMMNGEKVLNTALELIRQSN, encoded by the coding sequence ATGACAAAAAGTATCTTGTTAGCTTGTTCAGGTGGCTTTTCCACAAGCATGCTAGTTGAACGGATGAAAAAAGTGGCCAAAGAAAAAAATCTGGACGTTGTGATTGAAGCAACAGCAGAGAGCAATATCGACATATTGGTGGATAACGTTGATGTCATCCTACTCGGTCCGCAAATGGCGCACGCTGAGCAAGACCTCAAGAGAATGTACTCTGTTCCCATTTGCACCATTGATATGTTTGATTATGGAATGATGAATGGTGAAAAAGTATTGAACACTGCACTGGAATTAATCCGTCAGTCTAACTAA
- a CDS encoding PTS transporter subunit EIIC: MAQESRSIWSKLNARVEKVSRNTYLKAVSDSMMALTGLMIFGSIIIIFQAFPIASVAGFFAEVGLTPLFARVNTFTIGSISLYLVFLITRNVVKLLTKEDGIAAGLIGIMFFLILTPLGAIPGEVRPVTVLPLSWIGTSGMFTAIISGLFVSKIYVYAKEKKWTIKMPDGVPPMVSQTFESLIPLFLIGTMGLLIGWAFSLTEFGTIHQLIFSFIQTPLQGIGGSIWSVAGIIAFQQLLWFLGMHGTNIISPIVTPLWLTLNIQNLEAYQAGQPLPNIVTASFVNIVCWSGSAFGLALLMSFAKSKRYKELGKLAILPALFGITEPVIFGAPLVLNFKLIVPFVFNNSIALLVAYFVTNIGLVSRVIGMQAIFGLPLGFHATVGGHWTIVILQVFIQLVLSPLLWYPWFKRVDREAELEEVKEINETAAQVELA; the protein is encoded by the coding sequence GTGGCACAAGAATCAAGAAGTATTTGGAGCAAGTTGAATGCTAGAGTAGAAAAAGTATCAAGAAATACGTATTTAAAGGCAGTATCGGATTCGATGATGGCTCTTACAGGTTTGATGATATTTGGCTCAATCATCATTATTTTTCAAGCATTTCCGATTGCGAGCGTTGCCGGTTTTTTCGCTGAAGTTGGGCTTACTCCACTGTTTGCTAGAGTGAATACATTTACCATCGGATCGATTTCCCTATACCTTGTTTTTTTGATCACCAGAAATGTAGTAAAACTACTCACAAAAGAAGATGGGATTGCTGCCGGACTTATTGGGATTATGTTTTTCCTTATCCTGACTCCGCTTGGAGCCATCCCTGGAGAAGTAAGGCCAGTCACAGTCCTTCCTCTTAGCTGGATAGGAACGTCAGGAATGTTCACAGCGATTATTTCCGGACTTTTCGTATCGAAAATTTATGTATACGCTAAAGAAAAAAAATGGACAATCAAGATGCCTGATGGAGTTCCGCCAATGGTTTCTCAGACATTTGAATCATTGATTCCATTATTCCTCATCGGAACGATGGGCTTATTGATAGGATGGGCATTTAGTTTAACCGAATTTGGCACTATCCACCAATTGATATTTTCGTTTATACAAACTCCGTTACAGGGGATAGGCGGTTCGATCTGGTCAGTGGCAGGTATTATTGCTTTCCAGCAATTGCTTTGGTTCCTTGGTATGCACGGTACAAACATCATTAGCCCTATTGTGACGCCATTATGGCTCACATTAAATATTCAAAACCTTGAGGCTTACCAAGCAGGGCAGCCATTACCTAACATTGTCACTGCTTCATTTGTTAATATAGTATGTTGGAGTGGTTCTGCTTTCGGACTTGCGTTACTGATGTCTTTTGCGAAAAGTAAACGCTACAAAGAACTTGGAAAACTTGCTATCCTTCCTGCATTATTCGGAATCACTGAACCAGTCATATTTGGTGCACCTTTAGTTTTGAATTTTAAATTAATTGTTCCTTTTGTATTCAACAACAGTATTGCATTGCTTGTTGCCTATTTTGTTACCAACATCGGATTGGTGAGTCGTGTCATCGGTATGCAAGCTATTTTTGGACTTCCTTTAGGATTCCACGCTACGGTTGGGGGACACTGGACGATTGTGATTCTTCAAGTGTTTATTCAATTGGTATTGTCTCCGCTTCTTTGGTATCCATGGTTCAAACGTGTCGATCGTGAAGCTGAGCTTGAAGAAGTAAAAGAAATAAATGAAACTGCAGCTCAAGTCGAACTAGCATAA
- the uidA gene encoding beta-glucuronidase has protein sequence MLYPLNTLTRTVIDLSGTWNFLIPDEGQEVDPSKKLQNPMTMAVPASYNDQITDSQLRDYVGDIWYEKEFAVPQILKEQRLVLRFGSVSHKAKVYVNGQFVTEHIGGFTPFEVEIAASLLKTPNDLKVCVSNILNETTLPNAVLIENEKEKKVIPNFDFFNYSGIHRPVKLYTTPSSYIEDIVARYEVDGAKTIIRPKPSVVGDYAEVLYELQDEEGQVLIETSEEEFSIEDTRFWEPLDAYLYKLKVILKDENGSKIDEYTEEFGIRTVEIKDNAVYINGKNFYFKGFGKHEDFPILGKGMNEAIINYDFNLMKWMGANSMRTSHYPYAEEFMRMADREGIVVIDEVPGVGLFNRFTVDVSQNENSKGNTWGIVGSFENHKQVIRELLERDKNHACVVMWAVGNEPAGHQEGAREYFKPLVDLARELDWNKRPVIIPNIVNATPETDQLADLVDVICLNRYYGWYIDHADLKSAKIHLKEEIESWHAAYPDKPIMFTEFGVDTVSGLRSIHDIPYTEEYQVNFFKANFEIIDEMPYFIGEHVWNFADFETHPNLRRIDGNKKGAFTRDRKPKMVAHSLKERWLSIPDYGYKK, from the coding sequence ATGCTTTATCCATTGAATACGTTGACTCGAACAGTCATTGATCTTTCTGGAACATGGAACTTTCTTATTCCGGATGAAGGCCAAGAAGTTGATCCAAGCAAGAAATTGCAAAATCCAATGACTATGGCTGTTCCAGCCTCGTATAACGATCAAATAACAGATAGCCAGCTCAGAGATTACGTGGGAGATATCTGGTATGAAAAAGAATTTGCGGTTCCTCAAATATTAAAAGAGCAACGATTAGTTTTGCGCTTTGGTTCTGTCTCTCACAAGGCTAAAGTATATGTCAACGGTCAATTTGTGACAGAGCATATAGGCGGCTTTACTCCTTTTGAAGTGGAGATAGCAGCATCTTTGCTCAAAACACCGAATGATTTGAAGGTTTGTGTTTCAAATATTCTGAACGAAACAACATTACCGAATGCGGTGCTGATAGAGAATGAGAAAGAAAAGAAAGTCATTCCTAATTTTGATTTCTTTAATTACAGCGGAATCCATCGCCCGGTTAAATTGTATACAACGCCATCTTCTTACATTGAAGATATTGTAGCGCGTTATGAAGTCGATGGGGCGAAAACGATCATTCGTCCGAAACCATCTGTTGTAGGAGACTACGCCGAGGTACTGTATGAATTGCAAGATGAAGAGGGACAAGTACTGATCGAAACATCAGAAGAAGAATTCAGTATCGAGGATACTCGCTTTTGGGAACCATTGGATGCCTATCTTTACAAGTTAAAAGTCATTTTGAAAGATGAAAACGGTTCAAAAATTGATGAATATACAGAAGAATTTGGCATTCGGACAGTTGAGATAAAAGACAACGCCGTTTATATCAATGGGAAAAATTTCTATTTTAAAGGATTTGGGAAACATGAAGACTTTCCGATTCTCGGAAAAGGCATGAATGAAGCGATCATCAACTACGACTTCAACCTGATGAAGTGGATGGGAGCCAATTCAATGCGGACTTCCCATTATCCCTATGCGGAAGAGTTTATGCGAATGGCGGACAGAGAAGGAATTGTGGTGATCGATGAGGTACCAGGCGTCGGGTTGTTCAATCGCTTTACTGTGGACGTGAGCCAGAATGAAAATTCAAAAGGGAATACTTGGGGCATCGTCGGTTCTTTTGAAAATCATAAGCAAGTCATCCGTGAACTTCTGGAAAGAGATAAAAACCATGCCTGCGTTGTAATGTGGGCAGTAGGAAATGAACCTGCGGGGCATCAGGAAGGTGCGAGAGAATATTTCAAACCCCTTGTGGATTTGGCGAGAGAACTGGATTGGAACAAGCGTCCTGTAATCATTCCGAATATCGTGAATGCTACGCCAGAAACCGATCAACTGGCTGATCTAGTCGATGTCATTTGTTTGAACCGTTATTATGGATGGTACATCGATCATGCGGATTTAAAGAGTGCTAAAATTCATTTGAAGGAAGAAATTGAAAGCTGGCACGCTGCCTATCCGGACAAACCGATCATGTTTACGGAATTTGGGGTTGATACGGTAAGCGGACTGCGTTCTATTCATGATATTCCGTATACCGAGGAATACCAAGTAAACTTTTTCAAAGCTAACTTTGAAATAATTGATGAAATGCCTTATTTTATTGGAGAACATGTGTGGAATTTCGCAGATTTCGAGACACATCCGAACCTGCGCCGTATCGATGGAAATAAAAAAGGTGCATTCACAAGAGACCGAAAACCGAAAATGGTTGCACATAGCTTGAAAGAGCGGTGGTTGTCTATTCCTGATTACGGCTATAAAAAGTGA
- a CDS encoding SIMPL domain-containing protein: MEISRMTVKGKGFASAPPDAIAISLQLEDIKDTYELAMQHAALALEQVRETLLPLGFPKKEIRSAHFSIDSAYEHRNDFRGENKRYFLGYRYRNDLKITFGNDSKRLGEILLALSACEADPEFSVYFFLKDRRAVEQALLEDAVRDAKEKAQVLAAASGVMLGKILAIDYDWGEIEVRSRVYAASSKMAYDSAPMIDLEPEDISNSDTVTVVWEILNPLKA; encoded by the coding sequence ATGGAAATTTCAAGAATGACTGTCAAAGGCAAAGGTTTCGCCAGCGCTCCACCGGATGCGATCGCGATTTCGCTGCAGTTGGAGGACATCAAGGACACCTACGAATTGGCGATGCAACATGCCGCTTTGGCGCTGGAGCAAGTTCGGGAAACATTGCTGCCGCTCGGATTCCCGAAGAAGGAGATCCGCTCCGCACACTTTTCGATCGACAGCGCGTATGAGCACAGGAACGATTTCCGCGGTGAAAACAAGCGCTACTTCCTCGGGTACCGCTACCGGAATGACCTGAAGATCACCTTCGGAAACGACAGCAAACGCCTGGGCGAAATCCTTTTGGCGCTATCGGCCTGCGAAGCGGATCCGGAATTCTCGGTCTATTTTTTCCTGAAGGATCGCCGGGCGGTCGAACAGGCTCTGCTGGAGGATGCCGTTCGCGACGCCAAGGAGAAGGCGCAGGTCCTGGCTGCAGCTAGCGGCGTTATGCTCGGGAAAATCTTGGCGATCGATTACGACTGGGGCGAAATCGAAGTGCGCTCCCGCGTCTATGCGGCCTCATCGAAGATGGCCTACGACAGCGCTCCGATGATCGATCTTGAGCCGGAAGACATCAGCAACAGCGATACCGTGACAGTCGTGTGGGAAATTCTGAATCCGCTAAAAGCCTGA